One stretch of Candidatus Brocadiaceae bacterium DNA includes these proteins:
- a CDS encoding DUF58 domain-containing protein, with protein MISKDILKKIQQIQIHTSRLVNEALVGEYHSVFKGSGMDFEEVREYQPGDEIRMIDWNVTARMGRPFIKRFVEERELTVMLLVDVSASGNFGSGKELKNNVAVEICALLALSAIKNNDKVGMIMFTDKIEKFTPPKKGSKHIFRVIRELLCAEPSGKGTNISVALEYLNKITPRRTISFIVSDFIAYDYVHALRIANKRHDMIAVNIIDPREQEIPKVGFIELRDAESGEIVLVDTASPSVRKEFWAINERQKQERSGLFRSMGVDEIIVNTNKHYVEPVVRFFRMRENRF; from the coding sequence AATTCATACCAGCCGCCTCGTTAACGAGGCGCTTGTGGGTGAATACCATAGCGTCTTTAAAGGATCGGGTATGGATTTTGAGGAGGTTCGGGAATACCAGCCTGGAGATGAAATCCGGATGATTGACTGGAACGTAACGGCACGGATGGGACGTCCTTTTATTAAACGTTTTGTGGAAGAGCGGGAACTAACCGTAATGCTCCTCGTTGATGTCAGCGCATCGGGTAATTTCGGATCAGGGAAAGAGTTGAAAAACAACGTTGCGGTAGAAATCTGCGCGCTTCTTGCGCTTTCCGCAATAAAAAATAACGACAAGGTGGGTATGATCATGTTTACTGATAAAATTGAAAAATTTACTCCACCAAAAAAAGGATCAAAACATATTTTTCGTGTTATCCGGGAACTGCTGTGCGCTGAACCTTCCGGAAAGGGAACAAATATTTCCGTTGCGTTAGAATATTTAAATAAAATCACTCCCCGACGTACGATATCTTTCATCGTTTCTGATTTTATCGCATATGACTATGTACACGCATTGCGCATTGCAAATAAGAGACATGATATGATTGCCGTCAATATTATTGATCCGAGGGAACAAGAAATTCCAAAAGTGGGTTTTATCGAATTAAGGGACGCGGAATCAGGGGAGATAGTTTTGGTAGATACGGCCAGTCCTTCGGTGAGAAAAGAGTTTTGGGCGATAAACGAAAGACAAAAGCAGGAACGGTCAGGATTATTTCGGTCGATGGGCGTTGATGAGATTATCGTTAATACGAACAAGCATTATGTAGAGCCCGTTGTTCGCTTTTTCCGGATGCGGGAGAATAGATTTTAA
- a CDS encoding VWA domain-containing protein — MIFRDPFILLFLLVVPLLIFFSFRRGGSTQVVFSSVKTLKKLKPTFWQRYRFVLIVLRSMVVVLLVIALARPQLGNKKTKVKTEGIDIVLAVDISGSMLAEDFSLDDKRYNRLYVIKQVVKDFINKRISDPMGLVAFAGQAYTQCPMTLDYGMVLQLLEEVEIGMVEDGTAIGSAIASSVARLKDTKSKSKIIILLTDGRNNAGEIDPFTAAEIAKTFGIKIYTIGAGTKGLAPFPATDLFGNKIMRQVKIDIDDDSLKEIAKITGGKYYRATDTKSLQKIYQQIDRLEKTESEITQYTEYKDLFHWFLLPGFGLLLFELGLAKTRFRKIP; from the coding sequence ATGATTTTTCGCGATCCATTTATTTTATTGTTCCTTCTCGTTGTTCCGCTTTTGATTTTTTTCTCTTTTCGTCGCGGGGGATCAACGCAGGTAGTTTTTTCCTCCGTTAAGACACTGAAAAAATTAAAACCCACCTTTTGGCAACGATACAGGTTTGTACTCATCGTACTTCGCTCAATGGTTGTTGTGTTGCTTGTTATCGCGCTTGCCAGGCCGCAGCTTGGAAACAAAAAAACAAAGGTAAAGACCGAGGGAATCGATATTGTCCTTGCGGTAGACATTTCCGGGAGTATGTTGGCGGAAGATTTTTCTCTTGACGACAAGAGGTATAACCGTCTTTATGTCATCAAACAGGTGGTAAAGGATTTTATCAACAAACGGATATCAGACCCCATGGGTTTGGTTGCCTTTGCCGGACAGGCATATACGCAGTGTCCGATGACCCTTGACTATGGAATGGTGTTGCAACTTCTTGAAGAGGTGGAGATTGGAATGGTAGAAGACGGCACTGCCATTGGTTCCGCGATAGCCTCATCGGTGGCGCGGCTCAAGGATACGAAATCAAAAAGTAAGATAATCATCCTTCTGACAGACGGTAGAAATAATGCCGGAGAAATAGACCCTTTTACTGCCGCTGAAATAGCAAAGACATTCGGCATTAAGATTTATACCATAGGTGCGGGGACAAAAGGCCTGGCTCCATTTCCCGCGACTGATCTGTTCGGAAATAAGATTATGAGACAGGTAAAGATTGATATTGACGATGACAGTTTGAAAGAAATAGCAAAAATTACCGGTGGAAAATATTATCGGGCAACAGATACGAAATCATTACAGAAAATCTATCAACAAATTGATCGTCTGGAAAAAACGGAATCTGAAATTACGCAATATACCGAGTATAAAGACTTGTTTCACTGGTTTTTGCTACCCGGTTTTGGATTATTGTTGTTTGAATTGGGTTTGGCAAAAACAAGATTCAGAAAGATACCATAG
- a CDS encoding VWA domain-containing protein — translation MKDLNTFARIELLRKVGFPISRKKQWIKASVIISGVLFLLLALIEPKWGYHWEEVEKKGIDIVIAVDTSRSMLADDVKPNRLEVAKREIEDLLNVLEGDRIGLVAFAGTAFPYCPLTSDYAAFRLFLNDLSTNIIPVGGTALGEAIRKSIAAFEEDTNNHKAIIVITDGENHEDDPLKAAKMAEEQGIVIYTVGVGKKDGSYIKITGKDGNETFLKDRQGRVVKSRLDEITLNKIALETNGLYTPAYGTRWGLESIYTDTIAKIEESTYTSQRVKKYVNRYQIPLFIAFILITLECFLSEKKNGKVEDK, via the coding sequence ATGAAGGACCTAAATACCTTTGCCCGGATAGAGTTGTTGCGAAAAGTCGGCTTTCCCATAAGCAGGAAGAAACAATGGATCAAGGCCTCAGTAATCATTTCCGGTGTGCTTTTTTTATTACTTGCCCTTATCGAACCGAAATGGGGTTATCATTGGGAGGAAGTGGAAAAAAAAGGTATTGATATCGTAATAGCGGTAGACACTTCCCGGAGCATGCTGGCTGATGACGTGAAACCGAATCGCTTGGAAGTTGCAAAAAGGGAAATTGAAGATCTGCTGAATGTTCTTGAAGGAGATCGGATAGGGCTTGTCGCGTTTGCGGGCACGGCATTTCCGTATTGTCCGTTAACATCCGATTACGCCGCTTTTCGACTCTTCTTAAACGATTTAAGCACCAATATTATCCCTGTGGGAGGGACCGCGCTGGGTGAAGCTATAAGGAAAAGTATTGCCGCTTTTGAGGAGGACACAAATAATCACAAAGCCATTATTGTTATTACTGATGGTGAAAACCACGAAGATGATCCGCTGAAGGCCGCTAAAATGGCAGAGGAGCAGGGTATCGTTATTTATACCGTCGGTGTCGGGAAGAAAGATGGTTCCTATATCAAGATTACCGGTAAGGATGGCAATGAGACATTCCTCAAAGACAGGCAGGGGCGGGTGGTAAAATCACGGCTGGATGAAATCACCTTAAATAAAATCGCGTTGGAAACAAACGGACTGTATACCCCGGCATATGGTACACGATGGGGCCTGGAGAGTATTTATACGGATACTATTGCAAAGATTGAGGAATCAACGTATACATCTCAGCGAGTAAAAAAGTATGTTAACCGTTATCAAATTCCTCTTTTTATAGCATTCATCCTTATTACGCTGGAATGTTTTTTATCCGAAAAGAAGAACGGAAAGGTTGAAGACAAATAA
- a CDS encoding tetratricopeptide repeat protein, which translates to MSEKKKHHRKRLVFLAMVFGWLSAGWIDPLADRVREGNQLYHDSKYDEALDVYVNAQVDSPKTPQLDFNIADTQYKRGKYNEAARAYEKVMKSGTPEMKAEASFNMGNTLYRQEKMQEALEYYKKTIECIGEAELKGIDGLEELKNNAKYNYEYVYKKIKENEQQQQQQQQEDQKDQQQEEEKEEDREQEDEQPEKNNGEDEKQQEEQDQEQQQDKKEQQDEGENKQQPKPEDKQDENEQDSSSPQPEEEKQQEPPSDMQQSQPQEQRSMSKEEAERLLNALNQSEQEARAMKRDSRIQHRSVEKDW; encoded by the coding sequence ATGTCTGAAAAAAAGAAACATCATAGGAAACGGTTGGTTTTTCTGGCAATGGTATTTGGATGGCTGTCCGCAGGATGGATAGATCCGCTTGCGGACAGGGTCCGGGAGGGAAACCAACTCTATCATGACAGCAAATATGACGAGGCCCTTGACGTTTACGTGAATGCGCAGGTAGACTCACCCAAAACGCCTCAACTGGACTTTAACATAGCAGATACACAATATAAAAGGGGTAAATATAATGAAGCCGCCCGGGCATACGAAAAAGTCATGAAATCCGGTACGCCTGAAATGAAGGCTGAGGCAAGTTTTAATATGGGAAATACCCTGTACCGGCAGGAAAAGATGCAAGAGGCCCTAGAGTACTATAAGAAAACCATAGAGTGTATCGGTGAAGCGGAGTTAAAAGGCATTGACGGTCTGGAGGAATTAAAAAATAACGCGAAATATAATTATGAATATGTCTATAAAAAGATAAAAGAAAACGAGCAGCAACAACAACAGCAACAGCAGGAAGATCAAAAAGATCAACAGCAGGAAGAAGAAAAAGAGGAAGACCGCGAGCAGGAGGATGAACAGCCCGAAAAAAATAATGGTGAGGACGAAAAACAACAGGAAGAACAGGACCAGGAACAGCAGCAGGATAAGAAAGAACAACAGGATGAAGGAGAAAACAAACAACAACCAAAACCGGAAGATAAGCAGGATGAAAACGAGCAAGACTCCTCTTCCCCTCAACCTGAAGAAGAGAAGCAACAAGAACCTCCTTCAGATATGCAACAATCCCAGCCTCAGGAACAGAGAAGCATGTCAAAGGAAGAGGCCGAACGGTTGCTGAACGCCTTAAACCAGTCAGAGCAGGAGGCAAGAGCCATGAAAAGAGACTCACGGATCCAGCATCGGTCCGTTGAAAAGGATTGGTGA
- a CDS encoding BatD family protein codes for MSKYVRYGGLWMGIIVFLGFAGNALAQEIRITATVDQTILTLNDQLQLTITIHGTQDSSPPSFPDIDGFQLLFGPKISTQTSIVNGAVSMSKGYSYVLQPKDVGKFTIGPSTLKYKGKEYSSSPLPVEVVPTRRSTGSRSPDLEKLIFVELSAHKKEVYVYEQTVLSFKLYFQKGLPISGIDYVAPATKNFMEERLGEQRQYEEVREGIIYNVLELRTALFPIVSGELTISPAKLQCDLIIRQHRGRRSSNYGGFFEDSFFDDFFSNEQKRYPIERVTNSIDLTVKPLPEQGKPESFHGAVGSFNMEASVKTQQMKVGDPITISMSVYGDGNIQTISEPVLMVNNEGDFKIYPAESNTQITHREEVIRGRKVFSKVIEPQKTDITHTPAIVFSYFDPETEQYRSITKEPIPINVEAWDHEIPIQLAASQDQAPSGKQQVKILTKDIMPIMTSLSSLQNQGRPLYGNPLTLAYVSIPAIAVIASFFIARQKERLQTDIGYARNKRAHATAKKRLSAARSALSHKNPAEFYSSLSRAISDYLADKCNLSSAQISGEQVGVLLEQQGVGDSVAEEVSGCLKNFDYRRFSRDAGTKEEMEHSFQLAEQLITKLERQLS; via the coding sequence ATGAGTAAATACGTTAGATATGGCGGCCTGTGGATGGGGATCATTGTTTTCCTTGGGTTTGCAGGGAACGCATTGGCCCAGGAAATACGAATAACAGCAACGGTAGATCAAACTATCTTGACGTTAAACGATCAGTTACAGTTAACGATAACAATACATGGAACACAAGATTCTTCGCCGCCGTCCTTTCCGGATATTGATGGCTTTCAGTTGCTTTTCGGCCCGAAAATTTCTACGCAAACAAGTATTGTAAACGGCGCCGTTTCTATGAGTAAGGGATATAGTTACGTATTACAACCGAAGGACGTGGGGAAATTTACCATAGGACCTTCTACCTTGAAATATAAGGGGAAAGAATACTCGTCCTCTCCATTACCGGTAGAGGTCGTACCCACACGGCGCTCAACGGGTTCGCGGTCCCCCGACCTTGAGAAACTCATCTTTGTGGAATTAAGCGCCCATAAAAAGGAGGTTTACGTATACGAACAGACGGTACTTTCCTTTAAACTCTATTTTCAAAAAGGACTGCCAATCAGTGGGATAGACTATGTGGCGCCCGCGACAAAAAATTTTATGGAAGAACGGCTTGGCGAGCAAAGGCAGTATGAAGAAGTACGGGAGGGAATTATTTACAATGTACTGGAACTGCGCACGGCGCTGTTTCCGATCGTCTCAGGGGAACTTACCATATCACCGGCAAAGTTGCAGTGCGACTTGATTATCCGGCAGCATCGGGGACGGCGAAGCTCCAATTATGGAGGATTTTTTGAAGATTCTTTTTTTGATGATTTTTTCAGCAACGAACAGAAAAGATACCCGATTGAACGGGTTACCAATTCAATTGATTTGACGGTAAAACCCCTGCCCGAGCAGGGTAAACCGGAATCTTTTCATGGCGCCGTAGGTTCCTTTAACATGGAAGCCTCCGTGAAGACACAGCAGATGAAGGTTGGAGACCCCATCACGATTTCCATGTCAGTATATGGCGATGGAAATATTCAGACCATCAGCGAACCGGTGCTGATGGTAAATAATGAGGGTGATTTTAAGATATATCCCGCCGAATCCAATACCCAGATTACCCATAGAGAAGAGGTGATTCGAGGGAGAAAGGTCTTCAGCAAGGTCATCGAACCGCAGAAAACGGACATTACGCATACACCCGCAATTGTATTCAGTTATTTCGATCCGGAGACGGAGCAATACAGATCCATTACCAAGGAGCCCATTCCTATTAATGTTGAAGCATGGGATCATGAGATACCGATACAACTTGCCGCTTCTCAAGACCAAGCGCCATCGGGAAAGCAGCAGGTGAAGATATTAACCAAGGATATCATGCCAATTATGACAAGTCTGTCGTCATTGCAGAATCAGGGAAGACCTCTGTATGGAAATCCGCTTACGCTGGCATACGTGTCTATTCCCGCGATTGCCGTTATCGCCTCGTTCTTTATCGCGAGGCAAAAGGAACGGTTGCAAACGGATATTGGTTATGCCAGGAATAAACGGGCACACGCTACCGCGAAAAAGAGACTGTCTGCCGCGCGGTCAGCGCTTTCCCATAAAAACCCCGCGGAGTTCTATTCTTCCCTTTCCAGGGCGATTTCAGATTATCTTGCGGATAAATGTAATCTTTCCTCGGCACAAATTTCCGGGGAACAGGTAGGCGTCCTGCTGGAACAACAAGGGGTCGGAGATAGTGTCGCGGAAGAGGTGTCCGGTTGTCTGAAAAATTTCGATTACCGGCGCTTTTCCCGGGATGCGGGAACAAAAGAGGAGATGGAACATTCTTTTCAGCTGGCGGAACAACTTATTACAAAACTGGAGAGACAACTATCATGA
- a CDS encoding sulfatase-like hydrolase/transferase: MKKNHFFISIPCCFLVIFFFSSSLFAYMTENVFIVSIDGIRNEEAFEDIDHDLIPRIWNDLRPQGTIYTEFYNDSRTTFTTPGHSAMITGQWHVSPNLGTVSSVFYDVRPEAPTLFEYFRKHTGMPEEGGLIVTGKPFLIQLDWSLEPAYGPNYAPLVFQGGSDQETYDLLKEKLDTHRPALVLVNFKDVDEAGHTGDWGLYTGAIQNADDLVYQIWTQLIQGNDLYRDKTTMIVTSDHGRHDDAHGGFQEHGGMCHGCRHIPFLAIGPDTPSGKVVSGERRYQIDIVPTVGELLGFPAPLARGQVMTGIFHDTLNPDPGLHVYSKNPRVAIYDQRVFVVWSQNDSDDTGNDRVYCMKKSAGGSSFDTPSLINNPQDARWAFSPAVTANKDGLHIVWMDGRALDGNNDTWSIYYRKSADWGSAWEDEQLIATSTFEPSPEILGEPEIISSTLGELIITVRYRGGNQNKNVTSFRSQNGGKDWEEILVNVEDGFPLQYNPLALSGPKEASLVWMDLVPTRNVANAKNWEILFKRTMNGGTTWKNLARLTNDSGYSYTPMLAWSGSKLIAVWTDRDVNGSAWALQVRASGNKGRTWGNKVTIPTGTSSAWQPAVVWNQTKNEFFLVWIDLGSGSPDILSSVSDDGVNWALPTTISSSLPDTFRRNPHIAYGDGLLYVVWEELEPGTGDWLIKTASVN; this comes from the coding sequence ATGAAAAAAAACCATTTTTTCATAAGCATACCATGCTGTTTCCTGGTTATATTCTTTTTTTCTTCATCGCTTTTTGCCTATATGACGGAAAACGTATTTATTGTCAGCATTGATGGGATACGGAACGAGGAGGCCTTTGAAGACATAGACCACGACCTGATCCCGCGTATCTGGAACGATTTACGGCCACAAGGCACGATATATACGGAATTCTACAATGACTCTCGAACTACTTTCACTACCCCAGGTCACTCGGCAATGATTACCGGACAATGGCATGTCTCTCCGAATCTGGGAACCGTGTCATCGGTTTTCTATGATGTACGGCCTGAAGCGCCGACACTCTTCGAATACTTTCGGAAACATACGGGTATGCCGGAAGAGGGCGGTCTGATCGTGACGGGGAAACCTTTTCTCATACAACTGGACTGGTCTTTGGAACCGGCATACGGCCCAAACTACGCGCCTTTGGTGTTCCAGGGCGGGAGTGATCAGGAGACCTATGATCTTTTAAAAGAAAAACTGGACACCCATCGACCCGCTCTTGTATTGGTAAATTTCAAAGACGTTGACGAAGCCGGACACACCGGTGACTGGGGTTTGTATACCGGGGCAATCCAGAATGCTGATGATCTGGTTTATCAGATCTGGACGCAATTGATTCAGGGGAACGATTTATACAGGGATAAGACAACAATGATCGTGACCAGCGATCATGGGCGGCACGATGATGCCCATGGAGGATTCCAGGAACACGGGGGGATGTGTCATGGGTGCCGGCACATACCGTTCCTGGCAATAGGGCCTGATACACCTTCTGGTAAAGTAGTAAGTGGTGAAAGACGTTATCAGATAGATATTGTTCCAACAGTCGGGGAACTGCTTGGCTTTCCTGCTCCGCTTGCCCGTGGGCAGGTTATGACGGGGATTTTTCATGATACCCTGAATCCTGACCCGGGACTTCATGTGTATAGTAAAAATCCACGGGTTGCCATTTATGATCAGCGTGTATTCGTTGTCTGGTCACAGAATGATTCGGATGATACGGGCAACGACCGCGTTTATTGTATGAAGAAAAGCGCGGGAGGGTCATCATTTGATACGCCATCCCTCATAAATAATCCTCAGGATGCGCGATGGGCGTTTTCCCCTGCTGTTACTGCCAATAAGGATGGCCTCCATATTGTCTGGATGGATGGCAGGGCCTTGGATGGGAATAATGATACATGGTCAATCTATTACCGCAAAAGCGCTGACTGGGGGTCTGCTTGGGAAGATGAACAGCTTATCGCGACCAGCACATTTGAGCCATCTCCTGAGATCCTGGGGGAACCGGAAATCATCTCCAGTACTTTGGGGGAATTGATCATCACGGTCCGGTATAGAGGCGGAAATCAGAATAAAAATGTTACCAGCTTTCGTTCTCAAAACGGAGGAAAAGACTGGGAAGAAATTCTCGTGAACGTTGAAGACGGATTTCCGCTTCAGTATAACCCGCTCGCCCTGTCTGGTCCGAAAGAGGCGAGTTTGGTATGGATGGACCTTGTGCCGACACGGAATGTCGCGAATGCTAAGAATTGGGAGATACTCTTTAAGCGCACCATGAACGGCGGAACTACATGGAAGAATCTGGCCCGATTGACAAATGACTCGGGATACTCATACACGCCCATGCTTGCCTGGAGTGGCAGTAAATTGATAGCGGTATGGACGGATCGGGATGTAAATGGATCAGCCTGGGCATTGCAGGTTCGGGCGAGCGGTAACAAGGGAAGGACATGGGGTAATAAGGTAACCATTCCGACGGGCACCTCATCGGCCTGGCAGCCGGCGGTCGTGTGGAATCAAACGAAGAACGAGTTTTTTCTCGTATGGATAGATTTGGGAAGCGGATCACCGGATATTCTTTCGAGTGTAAGCGACGATGGTGTTAACTGGGCGTTACCCACAACCATCAGCTCCTCTTTACCTGATACCTTTCGTCGTAATCCTCACATAGCATATGGGGATGGTTTATTATACGTTGTGTGGGAGGAGTTGGAACCAGGCACAGGGGATTGGCTGATTAAAACCGCTTCAGTGAACTGA
- a CDS encoding OmpA family protein: MRTKFLAIPCIVVFITVLSGCAQLKDINFRKPVRPLESFAPYDLASESQSIKYIPKIDSFVIILDASDSMDLEYTGMVNKGHPKFIVAKDIIARMNATLPEMDVKYGFVTFGHEFYRPLDKTDIVSELTKYSRNSLESTLSLVTSAEGSSPAGAAITDAGRILLTSGGEKVVLLVSDGEMLIGSPLTKVKELNDLYEEHICFYTIHVGNTPESKQLMKDLAREAKCGFSISADEIASREGMANFVKEVFLTAVARVDSDGDGVYDEDDECPGTPEGAIVDFRGCWVVKDITFEYKKWDIREEFSSNLDNVVTILNKNPTMKIRIAGHTDNIGSMGYNMDLSQKRAGAVRDYLVKMGISESRLSTIGFGYTKPVATNDTEEGRSLNRRAELLPIE, encoded by the coding sequence GTGCGGACAAAATTTTTAGCGATACCATGTATTGTTGTATTCATTACCGTCCTGTCGGGTTGTGCTCAACTCAAAGATATTAATTTTCGTAAACCCGTGAGACCTCTTGAATCATTTGCCCCTTATGATCTGGCCTCAGAATCTCAATCGATAAAATATATACCGAAGATTGACAGTTTTGTGATTATTTTAGACGCATCAGATTCCATGGATTTAGAATATACCGGTATGGTGAACAAAGGCCATCCCAAATTTATCGTCGCCAAAGATATCATCGCGCGTATGAATGCTACTCTACCCGAAATGGATGTCAAGTACGGTTTTGTCACGTTTGGCCATGAGTTTTACAGACCATTAGACAAAACAGACATTGTTTCCGAACTGACCAAGTATTCACGGAACTCCCTGGAAAGCACCTTAAGCCTTGTCACATCTGCCGAAGGCAGCAGTCCGGCAGGCGCGGCGATAACAGACGCGGGAAGGATACTGTTGACGTCGGGCGGAGAAAAAGTGGTGCTTCTCGTGAGTGACGGTGAAATGCTGATCGGATCCCCTTTAACGAAAGTGAAGGAACTAAACGATCTGTATGAAGAGCATATCTGTTTTTATACCATTCACGTAGGCAATACCCCTGAGAGCAAACAACTTATGAAAGACCTTGCAAGAGAGGCAAAATGCGGTTTTTCAATATCGGCTGATGAGATTGCATCCAGAGAAGGGATGGCAAACTTTGTAAAGGAAGTCTTTTTGACTGCTGTCGCCAGGGTAGACAGTGATGGCGATGGTGTGTACGACGAAGATGACGAATGCCCGGGCACACCGGAAGGAGCCATTGTTGATTTCAGAGGCTGCTGGGTCGTAAAGGATATCACTTTTGAATATAAAAAATGGGATATCAGAGAAGAGTTCAGCTCAAACCTGGATAATGTTGTCACTATTTTGAATAAAAATCCAACCATGAAAATCAGAATAGCGGGGCATACGGATAATATCGGCTCAATGGGTTACAATATGGACCTGTCCCAAAAAAGGGCCGGGGCTGTCAGGGATTATCTGGTAAAAATGGGTATCAGTGAATCGCGTCTCTCTACGATTGGCTTTGGGTATACGAAACCTGTCGCGACGAACGACACCGAGGAAGGCCGCTCACTGAACAGAAGGGCAGAGCTTCTACCCATCGAATAG
- a CDS encoding class I SAM-dependent methyltransferase — protein sequence MGIYDRYLLPHIIHLGCGAETIRAQRKKVVPLAEGRVVEIGMGSGLNLPYYDTKKVDVIWGIEPSEGMRKKARKNLGRSAIKVRWLSICGEEIPLGDNSADTILLTYTLCTIPDWHTALRQMYRILTFGGKLLFCEHGVSPDASILAWQNRINPVWRKLCGGCHLNRPIPEYIEKGGFHIQTMETHYLPKVPRVAGFHYVGIAKKV from the coding sequence ATGGGAATCTATGACCGGTACCTGTTGCCGCATATAATACATCTTGGTTGTGGAGCTGAGACTATACGTGCACAACGAAAAAAGGTAGTTCCTCTCGCGGAGGGAAGGGTGGTAGAAATTGGCATGGGGTCAGGTCTGAACCTTCCCTATTACGATACAAAAAAGGTGGACGTTATTTGGGGAATAGAGCCATCTGAGGGTATGCGTAAGAAGGCACGGAAGAATCTGGGTCGGTCCGCCATAAAAGTGCGCTGGCTGAGTATTTGCGGTGAAGAAATTCCACTGGGGGATAACAGCGCGGATACCATATTGTTAACCTATACGCTTTGCACCATTCCTGATTGGCATACGGCATTACGACAAATGTATCGGATACTAACATTTGGCGGTAAACTATTATTTTGCGAGCATGGCGTTTCCCCTGATGCGTCGATTCTTGCCTGGCAGAACAGAATCAACCCCGTCTGGAGAAAACTATGTGGTGGCTGTCACCTGAATCGGCCAATACCGGAATACATTGAAAAGGGTGGTTTTCATATTCAAACCATGGAGACCCATTATCTGCCAAAAGTCCCCAGGGTTGCCGGTTTTCACTATGTTGGTATCGCGAAAAAGGTATAG
- a CDS encoding helix-turn-helix domain-containing protein, translating to MWYTTTQTANLIGIDRKTLMRYLKQGLIKGYRIGGWTKFKEQDIQEYLNQNRINNTCSGFGKTKNQTRETIMWAI from the coding sequence ATGTGGTACACGACCACTCAGACGGCAAATTTGATCGGAATAGACAGAAAGACCCTGATGCGGTATCTGAAACAGGGTTTAATCAAGGGATATCGAATCGGGGGTTGGACGAAGTTTAAAGAACAGGATATACAGGAATATCTCAATCAAAACAGGATCAACAACACCTGTAGTGGATTTGGGAAAACAAAAAATCAAACGAGGGAAACGATCATGTGGGCTATCTAA